One genomic window of Salvia miltiorrhiza cultivar Shanhuang (shh) chromosome 4, IMPLAD_Smil_shh, whole genome shotgun sequence includes the following:
- the LOC131019791 gene encoding helicase-like transcription factor CHR28 isoform X2 encodes MTEHVDPLDGVLGFNWRPTVIGGVLNYLRRFSCAISSAFGGSSQLIIAPNNHSFVAMASANQPDPIDISSSDSEDSDLWEILDNYRDESPVRDTAISINDGIPPSQASSSRPKSTGHNVFSREDPSSSKRQNVQYESLVGDIISSSSFRKLPLTWAPNSTDPSSSKRRTVPDEIQSRPQKRLSIAETAGSSTSRINNNNHPMKRVLPGFQSSTSNPRFHNLIENVGASEIRETYGNSAWSNPSNGSRVLPQTIMAGKHSSTTPLVGLNDSFYQTGAGEERPAGPDERLVYQAAVQGLQQHKREVNLPDGLLSVSLLRHQKIALAWMLRQESSGLCIGGILADDQGLGKTISTTALILMQKMLEAKSKAKESSTLKTEAFNLDDDDRVSGCVALDGANQIEVSDGLAILPQASNSIIRKSRPKAGTLIVCPASVVRQWDRELDEKVTKEAKLRVLVYHGGNRTKNPDALAKYDVVLTTYAIVSNELPKQPMAEGDDDELKDGDRYGVSSAFAMEKKRKKPSVNKKFKKGKKGVDVNALDRNCGTLAKVTWSRVVLDESQTIKNHRTQVARACCSLRAKRRWCLSGTPIQNSIDELFSYFRFLRYDPYNDYKTFGSSIKGPIARDSVKGYQKLQLVLKNIMLRRTKGDKIDDKPIINLPPKKVHLTRVEFSLEERAFYEKLEFDSRKQFKAYAAAGTVSQNYANILLMLLRLRQACDHPLLVKGLSSDPVGKDSSEMAKMLPRELLVNLLKQLETSLAICLVCRDPPENAVVTMCGHVFCFQCVSDHLTGEDNTCPAHQCKEQLGADVVFSRATLRRCLCVDVDDDSPVPYELRDESAVLQRNYVSSKIKSALEILKSCTSKSRSSESHDLGMFDASSSAGREFEPASIAPEKAIIFSQWTSMLDLVEMSLKNNHISYRRLDGTMSIVARDKAVKDFNSDPEVDVMLMSLKAGNLGLNMVAACRVILLDLWWNPTTEDQAVDRAHRIGQTRTVTVSRLTVKDTVEDRILSLQEDKRKMVSSAFGEDQSGSHGTRLSAEDLRFLFMGTGR; translated from the exons ATGACTGAACATGTGGATCCTCTGGATGGTGTACTAGGATTCAACTGGAGACCCACAGTAATTGGTGGAGTACTTAATTATTTGAGGCGTTTTTCATGCGCA ATTAGCTCAGCTTTTGGCGGCTCGTCTCAGTTGATAATTGCACCCAATAATCATTCTTTTGTTGCGATGGCTTCAGCCAATCAGCCCGATCCTATAGATATCAGTTCTTCAGACAGTGAGGATTCAGATTTATGGGAAATACTAGACAATTATAGAGATGAATCTCCAGTTAGGGATACCGCCATTTCTATCAATGATGGGATCCCTCCATCTCAGGCATCCTCATCTCGTCCTAAGTCCACAG GTCACAATGTTTTTTCTCGTGAAGATCCTTCATCTTCTAAGAGGCAAAATGTTCAGTATGAGTCTCTAGTGGGGGACATCATCTCTTCTAGCAGTTTCAGGAAACTTCCACTTACTTGGGCGCCTAATTCAACAG ATCCTTCTTCTTCTAAGAGGCGAACGGTTCCTGATGAAATCCAATCAAGACCACAAAAGCGTTTGAGTATTGCAGAGACCGCTGGATCTTCAACATCAaggataaataataataatcatccTATGAAGAGAGTCCTTCCCGGTTTTCAGTCTTCTACCTCTAACCCACGATTCCACAATCTAATAGAAAATGTGGGTGCTAGTGAAATTCGTGAAACATATGGAAATTCAGCATGGTCAAATCCTTCTAATGGAAGTAGAGTATTACCCCAGACAATTATGGCTGGAAAACATTCTTCAACCACCCCATTGGTTGGTTTAAATGATTCTTTCTATCAAACTGGGGCAGGTGAAGAGAGGCCTGCTGGACCTGATGAGAGATTAGTTTATCAAGCAGCTGTGCAG GGTCTTCAACAACATAAAAGAGAAGTTAATTTGCCTGATGGACTCTTATCAGTTTCTCTTCTTAGGCACCAG AAAATTGCTTTGGCATGGATGCTTCGTCAGGAATCATCTGGTTTATGCATAGGGGGAATCTTGGCTGATGACCAG GGCCTGGGCAAGACTATTTCAACAACTGCACTCATCCTAATGCAAAAGATGTTGGAGGCCAAATCTAAAGCTAAGGAGTCATCTACTCTCAAAACTGAAGCCTTTAACTTGGATGATGATGATAGAGTTAGTGGTTGTGTTGCTCTTGATGGTGCAAACCAGATTGAAGTATCTGATGGTTTAGCAATACTTCCACAAGCGAGTAATTCAATAATCCGCAAAAGTAGGCCAAAAGCAGGGACATTGATTGTTTGTCCAGCCAGCGTGGTCCGACAATGGGATCGGGAGCTAGATGAGAAAGTCACAAAAGAAGCTAAACTTCGTGTTCTAGTATATCATGGAGGCAATAGGACCAAGAATCCTGATGCATTGGCAAAATATGATGTTGTTTTAACAACATATGCTATTGTATCAAATGAACTTCCAAAACAACCTATGGCTGAAGGGGATGATGATGAACTAAAGGATGGAGACCGATATGGAGTATCTTCTGCATTTGCCATGGAGAAGAAGCGAAAAAAGCCATCAGTTAATAAGAAGTTCAAGAAGGGTAAAAAGGGTGTTGATGTGAATGCTTTGGATAGAAATTGTGGTACATTAGCAAAGGTTACATGGTCTAGGGTTGTTTTGGATGAATCTCAAACGATAAAAAATCACAGAACTCAAGTAGCTAGAGCCTGCTGTAGCCTTAGAGCAAAACGAAGATGGTGCCTATCTGGAACTCCAATACAGAATTCTATAGATGAGTTATTCAGCTACTTCAGATTTTTGAGATATGATCCATATAATGACTACAAAACCTTTGGTTCTTCGATCAAGGGTCCTATAGCTAGAGACTCAGTTAAAGGTTACCAGAAGCTTCAACTTGTCTTAAAGAATATCATGTTGCGCCGGACGAAAG GTGACAAAATTGATGATAAGCCTATAATCAACCTACCTCCCAAAAAGGTACACTTAACAAGGGTGGAATTTTCCTTGGAAGAACGGGCTTTTTATGAGAAACTTGAGTTTGACTCACGCAAGCAATTCAAG GCTTATGCTGCTGCTGGTACTGTCAGTCAGAATTATGCAAATATCCTATTGATGCTTTTGCGTCTGCGCCAAGCTTGTGATCACCCATTACTTGTCAAAGGGCTCAGCTCAGATCCTGTTGGAAAGGATTCCTCTGAGATGGCCAAGATGCTTCCCAGAGAGCTGCTAGTTAATTTATTGAAACAATTGGAAACTTCACTGGCCATATGTCTTGTATGCCGA GATCCTCCTGAAAATGCAGTGGTCACAATGTGTGGACACGTTTTCTGTTTTCAATGTGTTTCAGATCATTTAACTGGCGAAGACAATACATGTCCTGCCCATCAATGTAAAGAACAACTTGGTGCCGATGTTGTATTTTCAAGAGCTACCTTAAGGAGATGCCTGTGTGTTGATGTGGATGATGATAGCCCTGTCCCATACGAACTGCGTGATGAATCTGCAGTTCTACAGAGAAACTACGTATCATCAAAGATAAAGTCCGCTCTTGAAATTCTGAAGTCGTGTACATCAAAAAGTCGGAGTTCAGAGTCCCATGATTTGGGCATGTTCGATGCGTCATCATCAGCTGGTCGTGAGTTTGAGCCAGCCAGTATAGCACCTGAAAAGGCTATTATTTTTTCACAATGGACTAGCATGCTAGACTTAGTTGAGATGTCACTGAAGAATAACCATATCAGTTATCGGAGGCTTGATGGTACTATGTCAATAGTTGCACGAGACAAGGCTGTTAAAGATTTCAACTCTGATCCTGAG GTGGATGTCATGTTAATGTCTCTAAAAGCTGGGAATCTAGGGCTTAACATGGTTGCTGCGTGCCGTGTAATCCTTTTGGATCTTTGGTGGAATCCGACAACAGAGGATCAGGCTGTTGATAGAGCTCACAGAATAGGTCAGACACGTACGGTTACTGTATCACGTTTAACAGTCAAGGATACAGTTGAGGATCGCATCTTGAGTCTTCAG GAGGACAAGAGAAAAATGGTGTCATCGGCATTTGGGGAAGATCAAAGTGGCAGCCACGGCACTCGCCTCTCAGCGGAAGACCTGAGATTTTTGTTTATGGGAACAGGGCGTTGA
- the LOC131019791 gene encoding helicase-like transcription factor CHR28 isoform X1 — MTEHVDPLDGVLGFNWRPTVIGGVLNYLRRFSCAISSAFGGSSQLIIAPNNHSFVAMASANQPDPIDISSSDSEDSDLWEILDNYRDESPVRDTAISINDGIPPSQASSSRPKSTGHNVFSREDPSSSKRQNVQYESLVGDIISSSSFRKLPLTWAPNSTGNNGPSLKDPSSSKRRTVPDEIQSRPQKRLSIAETAGSSTSRINNNNHPMKRVLPGFQSSTSNPRFHNLIENVGASEIRETYGNSAWSNPSNGSRVLPQTIMAGKHSSTTPLVGLNDSFYQTGAGEERPAGPDERLVYQAAVQGLQQHKREVNLPDGLLSVSLLRHQKIALAWMLRQESSGLCIGGILADDQGLGKTISTTALILMQKMLEAKSKAKESSTLKTEAFNLDDDDRVSGCVALDGANQIEVSDGLAILPQASNSIIRKSRPKAGTLIVCPASVVRQWDRELDEKVTKEAKLRVLVYHGGNRTKNPDALAKYDVVLTTYAIVSNELPKQPMAEGDDDELKDGDRYGVSSAFAMEKKRKKPSVNKKFKKGKKGVDVNALDRNCGTLAKVTWSRVVLDESQTIKNHRTQVARACCSLRAKRRWCLSGTPIQNSIDELFSYFRFLRYDPYNDYKTFGSSIKGPIARDSVKGYQKLQLVLKNIMLRRTKGDKIDDKPIINLPPKKVHLTRVEFSLEERAFYEKLEFDSRKQFKAYAAAGTVSQNYANILLMLLRLRQACDHPLLVKGLSSDPVGKDSSEMAKMLPRELLVNLLKQLETSLAICLVCRDPPENAVVTMCGHVFCFQCVSDHLTGEDNTCPAHQCKEQLGADVVFSRATLRRCLCVDVDDDSPVPYELRDESAVLQRNYVSSKIKSALEILKSCTSKSRSSESHDLGMFDASSSAGREFEPASIAPEKAIIFSQWTSMLDLVEMSLKNNHISYRRLDGTMSIVARDKAVKDFNSDPEVDVMLMSLKAGNLGLNMVAACRVILLDLWWNPTTEDQAVDRAHRIGQTRTVTVSRLTVKDTVEDRILSLQEDKRKMVSSAFGEDQSGSHGTRLSAEDLRFLFMGTGR, encoded by the exons ATGACTGAACATGTGGATCCTCTGGATGGTGTACTAGGATTCAACTGGAGACCCACAGTAATTGGTGGAGTACTTAATTATTTGAGGCGTTTTTCATGCGCA ATTAGCTCAGCTTTTGGCGGCTCGTCTCAGTTGATAATTGCACCCAATAATCATTCTTTTGTTGCGATGGCTTCAGCCAATCAGCCCGATCCTATAGATATCAGTTCTTCAGACAGTGAGGATTCAGATTTATGGGAAATACTAGACAATTATAGAGATGAATCTCCAGTTAGGGATACCGCCATTTCTATCAATGATGGGATCCCTCCATCTCAGGCATCCTCATCTCGTCCTAAGTCCACAG GTCACAATGTTTTTTCTCGTGAAGATCCTTCATCTTCTAAGAGGCAAAATGTTCAGTATGAGTCTCTAGTGGGGGACATCATCTCTTCTAGCAGTTTCAGGAAACTTCCACTTACTTGGGCGCCTAATTCAACAG GTAACAATGGTCCTTCTCTTAAAGATCCTTCTTCTTCTAAGAGGCGAACGGTTCCTGATGAAATCCAATCAAGACCACAAAAGCGTTTGAGTATTGCAGAGACCGCTGGATCTTCAACATCAaggataaataataataatcatccTATGAAGAGAGTCCTTCCCGGTTTTCAGTCTTCTACCTCTAACCCACGATTCCACAATCTAATAGAAAATGTGGGTGCTAGTGAAATTCGTGAAACATATGGAAATTCAGCATGGTCAAATCCTTCTAATGGAAGTAGAGTATTACCCCAGACAATTATGGCTGGAAAACATTCTTCAACCACCCCATTGGTTGGTTTAAATGATTCTTTCTATCAAACTGGGGCAGGTGAAGAGAGGCCTGCTGGACCTGATGAGAGATTAGTTTATCAAGCAGCTGTGCAG GGTCTTCAACAACATAAAAGAGAAGTTAATTTGCCTGATGGACTCTTATCAGTTTCTCTTCTTAGGCACCAG AAAATTGCTTTGGCATGGATGCTTCGTCAGGAATCATCTGGTTTATGCATAGGGGGAATCTTGGCTGATGACCAG GGCCTGGGCAAGACTATTTCAACAACTGCACTCATCCTAATGCAAAAGATGTTGGAGGCCAAATCTAAAGCTAAGGAGTCATCTACTCTCAAAACTGAAGCCTTTAACTTGGATGATGATGATAGAGTTAGTGGTTGTGTTGCTCTTGATGGTGCAAACCAGATTGAAGTATCTGATGGTTTAGCAATACTTCCACAAGCGAGTAATTCAATAATCCGCAAAAGTAGGCCAAAAGCAGGGACATTGATTGTTTGTCCAGCCAGCGTGGTCCGACAATGGGATCGGGAGCTAGATGAGAAAGTCACAAAAGAAGCTAAACTTCGTGTTCTAGTATATCATGGAGGCAATAGGACCAAGAATCCTGATGCATTGGCAAAATATGATGTTGTTTTAACAACATATGCTATTGTATCAAATGAACTTCCAAAACAACCTATGGCTGAAGGGGATGATGATGAACTAAAGGATGGAGACCGATATGGAGTATCTTCTGCATTTGCCATGGAGAAGAAGCGAAAAAAGCCATCAGTTAATAAGAAGTTCAAGAAGGGTAAAAAGGGTGTTGATGTGAATGCTTTGGATAGAAATTGTGGTACATTAGCAAAGGTTACATGGTCTAGGGTTGTTTTGGATGAATCTCAAACGATAAAAAATCACAGAACTCAAGTAGCTAGAGCCTGCTGTAGCCTTAGAGCAAAACGAAGATGGTGCCTATCTGGAACTCCAATACAGAATTCTATAGATGAGTTATTCAGCTACTTCAGATTTTTGAGATATGATCCATATAATGACTACAAAACCTTTGGTTCTTCGATCAAGGGTCCTATAGCTAGAGACTCAGTTAAAGGTTACCAGAAGCTTCAACTTGTCTTAAAGAATATCATGTTGCGCCGGACGAAAG GTGACAAAATTGATGATAAGCCTATAATCAACCTACCTCCCAAAAAGGTACACTTAACAAGGGTGGAATTTTCCTTGGAAGAACGGGCTTTTTATGAGAAACTTGAGTTTGACTCACGCAAGCAATTCAAG GCTTATGCTGCTGCTGGTACTGTCAGTCAGAATTATGCAAATATCCTATTGATGCTTTTGCGTCTGCGCCAAGCTTGTGATCACCCATTACTTGTCAAAGGGCTCAGCTCAGATCCTGTTGGAAAGGATTCCTCTGAGATGGCCAAGATGCTTCCCAGAGAGCTGCTAGTTAATTTATTGAAACAATTGGAAACTTCACTGGCCATATGTCTTGTATGCCGA GATCCTCCTGAAAATGCAGTGGTCACAATGTGTGGACACGTTTTCTGTTTTCAATGTGTTTCAGATCATTTAACTGGCGAAGACAATACATGTCCTGCCCATCAATGTAAAGAACAACTTGGTGCCGATGTTGTATTTTCAAGAGCTACCTTAAGGAGATGCCTGTGTGTTGATGTGGATGATGATAGCCCTGTCCCATACGAACTGCGTGATGAATCTGCAGTTCTACAGAGAAACTACGTATCATCAAAGATAAAGTCCGCTCTTGAAATTCTGAAGTCGTGTACATCAAAAAGTCGGAGTTCAGAGTCCCATGATTTGGGCATGTTCGATGCGTCATCATCAGCTGGTCGTGAGTTTGAGCCAGCCAGTATAGCACCTGAAAAGGCTATTATTTTTTCACAATGGACTAGCATGCTAGACTTAGTTGAGATGTCACTGAAGAATAACCATATCAGTTATCGGAGGCTTGATGGTACTATGTCAATAGTTGCACGAGACAAGGCTGTTAAAGATTTCAACTCTGATCCTGAG GTGGATGTCATGTTAATGTCTCTAAAAGCTGGGAATCTAGGGCTTAACATGGTTGCTGCGTGCCGTGTAATCCTTTTGGATCTTTGGTGGAATCCGACAACAGAGGATCAGGCTGTTGATAGAGCTCACAGAATAGGTCAGACACGTACGGTTACTGTATCACGTTTAACAGTCAAGGATACAGTTGAGGATCGCATCTTGAGTCTTCAG GAGGACAAGAGAAAAATGGTGTCATCGGCATTTGGGGAAGATCAAAGTGGCAGCCACGGCACTCGCCTCTCAGCGGAAGACCTGAGATTTTTGTTTATGGGAACAGGGCGTTGA
- the LOC131019791 gene encoding helicase-like transcription factor CHR28 isoform X3, with the protein MASANQPDPIDISSSDSEDSDLWEILDNYRDESPVRDTAISINDGIPPSQASSSRPKSTGHNVFSREDPSSSKRQNVQYESLVGDIISSSSFRKLPLTWAPNSTGNNGPSLKDPSSSKRRTVPDEIQSRPQKRLSIAETAGSSTSRINNNNHPMKRVLPGFQSSTSNPRFHNLIENVGASEIRETYGNSAWSNPSNGSRVLPQTIMAGKHSSTTPLVGLNDSFYQTGAGEERPAGPDERLVYQAAVQGLQQHKREVNLPDGLLSVSLLRHQKIALAWMLRQESSGLCIGGILADDQGLGKTISTTALILMQKMLEAKSKAKESSTLKTEAFNLDDDDRVSGCVALDGANQIEVSDGLAILPQASNSIIRKSRPKAGTLIVCPASVVRQWDRELDEKVTKEAKLRVLVYHGGNRTKNPDALAKYDVVLTTYAIVSNELPKQPMAEGDDDELKDGDRYGVSSAFAMEKKRKKPSVNKKFKKGKKGVDVNALDRNCGTLAKVTWSRVVLDESQTIKNHRTQVARACCSLRAKRRWCLSGTPIQNSIDELFSYFRFLRYDPYNDYKTFGSSIKGPIARDSVKGYQKLQLVLKNIMLRRTKGDKIDDKPIINLPPKKVHLTRVEFSLEERAFYEKLEFDSRKQFKAYAAAGTVSQNYANILLMLLRLRQACDHPLLVKGLSSDPVGKDSSEMAKMLPRELLVNLLKQLETSLAICLVCRDPPENAVVTMCGHVFCFQCVSDHLTGEDNTCPAHQCKEQLGADVVFSRATLRRCLCVDVDDDSPVPYELRDESAVLQRNYVSSKIKSALEILKSCTSKSRSSESHDLGMFDASSSAGREFEPASIAPEKAIIFSQWTSMLDLVEMSLKNNHISYRRLDGTMSIVARDKAVKDFNSDPEVDVMLMSLKAGNLGLNMVAACRVILLDLWWNPTTEDQAVDRAHRIGQTRTVTVSRLTVKDTVEDRILSLQEDKRKMVSSAFGEDQSGSHGTRLSAEDLRFLFMGTGR; encoded by the exons ATGGCTTCAGCCAATCAGCCCGATCCTATAGATATCAGTTCTTCAGACAGTGAGGATTCAGATTTATGGGAAATACTAGACAATTATAGAGATGAATCTCCAGTTAGGGATACCGCCATTTCTATCAATGATGGGATCCCTCCATCTCAGGCATCCTCATCTCGTCCTAAGTCCACAG GTCACAATGTTTTTTCTCGTGAAGATCCTTCATCTTCTAAGAGGCAAAATGTTCAGTATGAGTCTCTAGTGGGGGACATCATCTCTTCTAGCAGTTTCAGGAAACTTCCACTTACTTGGGCGCCTAATTCAACAG GTAACAATGGTCCTTCTCTTAAAGATCCTTCTTCTTCTAAGAGGCGAACGGTTCCTGATGAAATCCAATCAAGACCACAAAAGCGTTTGAGTATTGCAGAGACCGCTGGATCTTCAACATCAaggataaataataataatcatccTATGAAGAGAGTCCTTCCCGGTTTTCAGTCTTCTACCTCTAACCCACGATTCCACAATCTAATAGAAAATGTGGGTGCTAGTGAAATTCGTGAAACATATGGAAATTCAGCATGGTCAAATCCTTCTAATGGAAGTAGAGTATTACCCCAGACAATTATGGCTGGAAAACATTCTTCAACCACCCCATTGGTTGGTTTAAATGATTCTTTCTATCAAACTGGGGCAGGTGAAGAGAGGCCTGCTGGACCTGATGAGAGATTAGTTTATCAAGCAGCTGTGCAG GGTCTTCAACAACATAAAAGAGAAGTTAATTTGCCTGATGGACTCTTATCAGTTTCTCTTCTTAGGCACCAG AAAATTGCTTTGGCATGGATGCTTCGTCAGGAATCATCTGGTTTATGCATAGGGGGAATCTTGGCTGATGACCAG GGCCTGGGCAAGACTATTTCAACAACTGCACTCATCCTAATGCAAAAGATGTTGGAGGCCAAATCTAAAGCTAAGGAGTCATCTACTCTCAAAACTGAAGCCTTTAACTTGGATGATGATGATAGAGTTAGTGGTTGTGTTGCTCTTGATGGTGCAAACCAGATTGAAGTATCTGATGGTTTAGCAATACTTCCACAAGCGAGTAATTCAATAATCCGCAAAAGTAGGCCAAAAGCAGGGACATTGATTGTTTGTCCAGCCAGCGTGGTCCGACAATGGGATCGGGAGCTAGATGAGAAAGTCACAAAAGAAGCTAAACTTCGTGTTCTAGTATATCATGGAGGCAATAGGACCAAGAATCCTGATGCATTGGCAAAATATGATGTTGTTTTAACAACATATGCTATTGTATCAAATGAACTTCCAAAACAACCTATGGCTGAAGGGGATGATGATGAACTAAAGGATGGAGACCGATATGGAGTATCTTCTGCATTTGCCATGGAGAAGAAGCGAAAAAAGCCATCAGTTAATAAGAAGTTCAAGAAGGGTAAAAAGGGTGTTGATGTGAATGCTTTGGATAGAAATTGTGGTACATTAGCAAAGGTTACATGGTCTAGGGTTGTTTTGGATGAATCTCAAACGATAAAAAATCACAGAACTCAAGTAGCTAGAGCCTGCTGTAGCCTTAGAGCAAAACGAAGATGGTGCCTATCTGGAACTCCAATACAGAATTCTATAGATGAGTTATTCAGCTACTTCAGATTTTTGAGATATGATCCATATAATGACTACAAAACCTTTGGTTCTTCGATCAAGGGTCCTATAGCTAGAGACTCAGTTAAAGGTTACCAGAAGCTTCAACTTGTCTTAAAGAATATCATGTTGCGCCGGACGAAAG GTGACAAAATTGATGATAAGCCTATAATCAACCTACCTCCCAAAAAGGTACACTTAACAAGGGTGGAATTTTCCTTGGAAGAACGGGCTTTTTATGAGAAACTTGAGTTTGACTCACGCAAGCAATTCAAG GCTTATGCTGCTGCTGGTACTGTCAGTCAGAATTATGCAAATATCCTATTGATGCTTTTGCGTCTGCGCCAAGCTTGTGATCACCCATTACTTGTCAAAGGGCTCAGCTCAGATCCTGTTGGAAAGGATTCCTCTGAGATGGCCAAGATGCTTCCCAGAGAGCTGCTAGTTAATTTATTGAAACAATTGGAAACTTCACTGGCCATATGTCTTGTATGCCGA GATCCTCCTGAAAATGCAGTGGTCACAATGTGTGGACACGTTTTCTGTTTTCAATGTGTTTCAGATCATTTAACTGGCGAAGACAATACATGTCCTGCCCATCAATGTAAAGAACAACTTGGTGCCGATGTTGTATTTTCAAGAGCTACCTTAAGGAGATGCCTGTGTGTTGATGTGGATGATGATAGCCCTGTCCCATACGAACTGCGTGATGAATCTGCAGTTCTACAGAGAAACTACGTATCATCAAAGATAAAGTCCGCTCTTGAAATTCTGAAGTCGTGTACATCAAAAAGTCGGAGTTCAGAGTCCCATGATTTGGGCATGTTCGATGCGTCATCATCAGCTGGTCGTGAGTTTGAGCCAGCCAGTATAGCACCTGAAAAGGCTATTATTTTTTCACAATGGACTAGCATGCTAGACTTAGTTGAGATGTCACTGAAGAATAACCATATCAGTTATCGGAGGCTTGATGGTACTATGTCAATAGTTGCACGAGACAAGGCTGTTAAAGATTTCAACTCTGATCCTGAG GTGGATGTCATGTTAATGTCTCTAAAAGCTGGGAATCTAGGGCTTAACATGGTTGCTGCGTGCCGTGTAATCCTTTTGGATCTTTGGTGGAATCCGACAACAGAGGATCAGGCTGTTGATAGAGCTCACAGAATAGGTCAGACACGTACGGTTACTGTATCACGTTTAACAGTCAAGGATACAGTTGAGGATCGCATCTTGAGTCTTCAG GAGGACAAGAGAAAAATGGTGTCATCGGCATTTGGGGAAGATCAAAGTGGCAGCCACGGCACTCGCCTCTCAGCGGAAGACCTGAGATTTTTGTTTATGGGAACAGGGCGTTGA